In Halalkalibaculum roseum, a single window of DNA contains:
- a CDS encoding (2Fe-2S)-binding protein — MAIFQLTINSKEQQVDVAPDTPLLWVLRDHLNLPGTKFGCGIAQCGACTVHLDGNAIRSCSLPVSAVGDAKVTTIEGLSEDGDHPVQQAWLEHDVPQCGYCQAGQIMSAAALLKQNPDPSDEDIQSSMSGNLCRCGTYLRIRKAIKSAANT, encoded by the coding sequence ATGGCGATATTTCAGCTCACCATTAATAGCAAGGAGCAGCAGGTAGATGTTGCCCCGGATACGCCTCTGCTCTGGGTACTGCGGGATCACCTGAACCTGCCCGGCACCAAATTCGGATGCGGTATCGCCCAGTGTGGGGCCTGTACCGTACACCTCGACGGCAATGCCATCCGCTCCTGCTCCCTGCCTGTATCAGCAGTCGGCGATGCAAAAGTCACCACTATTGAAGGACTCTCCGAAGACGGGGATCATCCCGTTCAGCAAGCCTGGCTGGAGCATGACGTGCCCCAGTGCGGCTATTGCCAGGCGGGACAGATTATGAGCGCCGCCGCGCTGCTGAAACAAAACCCGGATCCGAGCGACGAGGATATTCAATCGTCCATGAGCGGGAATCTATGCCGCTGCGGCACCTACCTGAGAATTCGAAAGGCCATTAAATCAGCTGCTAACACTTAA